The following are encoded in a window of Alphaproteobacteria bacterium genomic DNA:
- a CDS encoding DUF1697 domain-containing protein, with translation MTVYIALLRAVNVGGTGLLPMAELRAICEASGFAQVRTYIASGNVVFSARPSAAKVKALLEERLQARAGKPVRVAVRTADEMDAVLKANPFPDAPARRVVAIFLDEAPPADALSRARGRGSEEMRLGVREIYVRYGEDMGRSKLDIPAARPGTARNMNTIAKLVEMAQLP, from the coding sequence ATGACGGTCTACATCGCTCTCCTGCGCGCGGTGAATGTCGGCGGTACCGGCCTGCTGCCGATGGCCGAGTTGCGCGCGATCTGCGAGGCGTCGGGCTTCGCGCAAGTCAGGACCTACATCGCCAGCGGCAATGTGGTCTTCAGCGCGCGGCCATCGGCGGCCAAGGTCAAGGCCCTGCTGGAAGAGCGTCTGCAGGCGCGCGCCGGCAAGCCGGTGCGCGTCGCCGTCCGGACGGCGGATGAGATGGATGCGGTGCTGAAGGCCAATCCGTTTCCCGACGCGCCGGCCAGGCGCGTCGTCGCCATCTTCCTCGACGAGGCGCCGCCTGCGGATGCGCTCAGCCGCGCGCGCGGGCGGGGCAGCGAGGAGATGCGCCTGGGCGTGCGCGAGATCTACGTGCGCTACGGCGAGGACATGGGCCGTTCGAAGCTCGACATCCCCGCGGCGCGCCCGGGCACGGCGCGCAACATGAACACGATCGCCAAACTGGTCGAAATGGCGCAGCTGCCTTGA
- a CDS encoding AAA family ATPase, with the protein MWTIVLSIVAGGLAGGLVCYVVLRLPEVRAQTAAAEATTTAGESAEPLATALTGIGQDLQAPADATSHPSQVADLPGYKAALAAMRRPEATTELIGQYALGDNWPLACAAFTVLAERPDRQSLCDAALRRLTEIYPYPVYFAVRYFTSLPQRPPVGAVFAAVQDWWQSNSAIRSALQDYLVKSAELGDRPVFGDSLDRQKPLEAEAIARMLQALQHPFATELLAALRNWQETRVDREYLRSVGTLWEPAEQDKLLVLPQSWNVQLASALQALRQRRPRSLLVCGDPHVGKTAFISLLSAELRNDGWTVFAASGTTIMADQSYIGELEGRVRKMIEALHARRRIVWVVGDMAQMASAGMHRYQTASVLDQILPAIIAGELIVIGESAQTAATHLFQVRPSLRPLIELVPLQAMDDDATATLAHQVAARIAAIGKVSVPAPAVDAAMDLALHYLGAGRLPGVALELLKRAADRSIAAGESALSPDSVVATLSQISGLPEVILNAGQRVDLDAVRAFFAHRVMGQDEAVRAIVDRIAMLKAGLTDPGKPIGVFLFAGPTGTGKTELAKTTAEFLFGSPDRLVRLDMSEFQNVESMAKIIGRDDRGGDSLIDRIRKQPFSVVLLDEFEKAHPNCWDLFLQMFDDGRLSDASGNEADFRHCIIILTSNLGATLHRGSGLGFLPDPGIFTSEQVMKTIEGTFRPEFVNRIDKVIVFRQLSRELMRIIVHKELAAIEARRGLRERAWAVEWEASAIEFLLDRGFSLEMGARPLKRAIDQHLLAPLAATLVEHRFPEGDQFLFVRSNGQAIEVEFVDPDAGAAEPAPPEDGEEAERSLPAIILRPLGTAEERASLAAHWRQIEAEIAGEAWHAQVDELRQALADPDIWQRTDRHCTFSRMELADRIAEAARTAEGLLRRYEATRGREARAARELGGRLALQLWNVAQGLADFRTDAPVDALLRIEPILDAGDDGRQATAWCQRLNVMYRQWAEKRRLKLRELLPSGGTGLPILHISGFGAFHVLATECGLHVFEDEHGQGGTTRVVARVGAVGGPSQADFSASDAYAVAHRLLAASPASTTIVRRYRERPAPIVRDVANWRSGRLSAVLGGDFDLVGATKRQAARV; encoded by the coding sequence ATGTGGACCATCGTCTTGAGCATCGTCGCCGGCGGACTGGCCGGCGGCCTCGTCTGTTACGTCGTGCTGCGTCTGCCCGAGGTGCGCGCGCAGACGGCGGCGGCAGAGGCCACAACTACGGCCGGCGAGTCGGCGGAGCCGCTGGCCACCGCCCTGACCGGGATCGGCCAGGATCTGCAGGCGCCGGCCGATGCGACCAGCCATCCGTCGCAGGTAGCCGATCTGCCGGGTTACAAGGCGGCGCTGGCAGCGATGCGACGCCCCGAGGCCACGACCGAGCTGATCGGCCAGTATGCGCTGGGCGACAACTGGCCGCTGGCGTGCGCCGCCTTCACCGTCCTCGCCGAGCGCCCCGACCGCCAGAGCCTGTGCGACGCCGCGCTGCGCCGCCTGACGGAGATCTACCCCTACCCGGTGTACTTCGCCGTGCGCTACTTCACGAGCCTGCCTCAGCGGCCGCCTGTCGGCGCGGTGTTCGCCGCCGTGCAGGATTGGTGGCAGAGCAACAGCGCCATCCGCAGCGCGCTGCAGGATTACCTCGTCAAGAGCGCCGAGCTCGGCGACCGACCGGTCTTCGGCGACTCGCTCGATCGGCAGAAGCCGCTCGAAGCCGAGGCCATCGCGCGGATGCTCCAGGCCCTGCAGCACCCTTTCGCAACGGAGTTGCTGGCGGCGCTGCGCAACTGGCAGGAGACGCGCGTCGATCGTGAATACCTGCGCTCCGTCGGCACGCTGTGGGAACCGGCGGAACAAGACAAGCTGCTCGTGCTGCCGCAGAGCTGGAACGTCCAGCTGGCGAGCGCGCTGCAGGCGTTGCGCCAGCGGCGGCCGCGCTCGTTGCTCGTATGCGGCGATCCGCATGTCGGCAAGACCGCCTTCATCAGCCTGCTCTCGGCCGAGCTGCGCAATGATGGCTGGACCGTCTTCGCCGCCAGCGGCACGACGATCATGGCCGACCAGTCGTACATCGGCGAACTCGAGGGTCGGGTGCGCAAGATGATCGAAGCGCTGCACGCGCGGCGGCGCATCGTCTGGGTCGTCGGCGACATGGCGCAGATGGCGAGCGCAGGCATGCATCGCTATCAGACCGCCAGCGTCCTCGACCAGATTCTGCCGGCGATCATCGCGGGGGAGCTGATCGTCATCGGCGAGAGCGCCCAGACTGCCGCCACGCACCTGTTCCAGGTCCGGCCCTCGCTGCGCCCACTGATCGAGCTGGTGCCGCTGCAGGCGATGGATGACGACGCCACGGCGACGTTGGCCCATCAGGTCGCCGCCCGCATCGCGGCCATCGGCAAAGTCTCGGTGCCGGCGCCGGCTGTGGACGCCGCGATGGATCTCGCGCTGCACTATCTCGGCGCCGGCCGGCTGCCCGGCGTCGCGCTCGAATTGCTCAAGCGCGCCGCCGACCGCTCGATCGCCGCCGGTGAATCTGCGCTGAGTCCCGACAGCGTGGTCGCCACGCTGTCACAGATCTCGGGCCTGCCCGAGGTCATTCTCAATGCCGGCCAACGTGTCGATCTCGATGCTGTCCGCGCGTTCTTCGCCCACCGCGTGATGGGTCAGGACGAGGCAGTGCGCGCCATCGTCGACCGCATCGCCATGCTGAAGGCCGGCCTGACCGATCCCGGCAAGCCGATCGGCGTTTTCCTGTTCGCCGGCCCCACGGGCACGGGCAAGACCGAGCTGGCCAAGACCACGGCCGAGTTCCTGTTCGGCTCGCCCGATCGGCTGGTGCGGCTCGACATGAGCGAGTTTCAGAACGTCGAATCGATGGCCAAGATCATCGGCCGCGACGATCGCGGCGGCGACTCGCTGATCGACCGTATCCGCAAGCAGCCGTTCTCGGTGGTGCTGCTCGACGAGTTCGAGAAGGCCCATCCGAATTGCTGGGATCTCTTTCTGCAGATGTTCGACGACGGCAGGCTGAGCGACGCCAGCGGCAACGAGGCGGACTTCCGGCACTGCATCATCATCCTTACCTCGAACCTCGGTGCCACCCTGCACCGCGGCAGCGGGCTGGGCTTCCTGCCCGATCCCGGCATCTTCACGTCCGAGCAGGTGATGAAGACCATCGAGGGCACCTTCCGGCCGGAGTTCGTCAACCGCATCGACAAGGTGATCGTCTTCCGCCAGCTCTCGCGCGAGCTGATGCGCATCATCGTGCACAAGGAACTCGCCGCCATCGAGGCGCGCCGCGGTCTACGCGAGCGCGCCTGGGCGGTGGAGTGGGAAGCTTCGGCCATCGAGTTCCTGCTCGATCGCGGCTTTTCGCTGGAGATGGGCGCGCGCCCGCTGAAGCGGGCGATCGATCAGCATCTGCTGGCACCGCTGGCCGCGACCCTGGTCGAGCACCGCTTCCCCGAGGGCGACCAGTTCCTGTTCGTGCGCTCCAACGGCCAGGCTATAGAGGTCGAGTTCGTCGACCCCGATGCAGGGGCGGCCGAGCCCGCGCCGCCGGAGGACGGCGAGGAGGCCGAGCGCTCGCTGCCGGCGATCATCCTGCGTCCGCTGGGTACCGCGGAAGAGCGCGCCTCGCTCGCCGCCCATTGGCGGCAGATCGAAGCCGAGATCGCCGGCGAGGCCTGGCACGCGCAGGTCGACGAACTGCGCCAGGCACTGGCCGATCCGGACATCTGGCAGCGCACCGACCGGCATTGCACGTTCTCGCGCATGGAGCTGGCCGATCGCATCGCCGAGGCGGCGCGCACGGCGGAGGGCCTGTTGCGGCGCTACGAGGCGACCAGGGGACGCGAAGCGCGCGCCGCCCGCGAGCTCGGCGGGCGGCTGGCGCTGCAGCTGTGGAACGTCGCCCAGGGCTTGGCCGACTTCCGCACGGACGCGCCGGTCGACGCGCTGCTGCGCATCGAGCCGATCCTCGATGCCGGCGACGACGGCCGGCAGGCGACGGCCTGGTGCCAGCGACTGAATGTCATGTATCGACAGTGGGCCGAGAAGCGCCGCCTGAAGCTGCGGGAGCTGCTGCCGTCGGGCGGGACCGGCCTGCCGATCCTGCACATCAGCGGGTTCGGCGCCTTCCACGTGCTGGCGACGGAGTGCGGCTTGCACGTCTTCGAGGACGAGCACGGTCAGGGCGGTACGACGCGCGTCGTGGCACGCGTCGGCGCCGTCGGCGGTCCATCGCAGGCGGACTTTTCCGCGTCGGACGCATACGCGGTCGCGCACCGCCTGCTCGCCGCCTCACCGGCATCGACCACGATCGTGCGACGCTATCGCGAACGGCCGGCCCCCATCGTGCGCGACGTGGCCAATTGGCGCTCGGGCCGGCTGAGCGCCGTGCTCGGTGGCGACTTCGACCTCGTCGGCGCCACCAAACGTCAGGCGGCGCGCGTTTGA
- a CDS encoding energy transducer TonB: protein MTGAPSLDLRESLWRAIMRWGACLVAVLLAHGAIAAGLLAWPEPEDQGAPPASPIMIDLTPAATPMASIEDVSRLIPEPDAPEPLPPARNPVLDMLPTPEPPPEVKIEIEIEIPPPEPPPPVDLTPPPPKVVQKPPPKPPEKVVTKRAQPARAPPSPAPAAATASGAPSPTPPAAVPQANPHAAASWKGALLAHLARHKRYPRAAQNRGDEGIVYLRFTMTRHGGVIAQRIEKPSGHQLLDLEASDLVRRAQPLPTPPADVPGESFEFVVPIQFRLR from the coding sequence ATGACCGGCGCGCCCTCGCTCGACCTGCGCGAGAGCCTCTGGCGCGCGATCATGCGCTGGGGCGCCTGCCTGGTCGCGGTGCTGCTGGCGCATGGCGCGATCGCCGCCGGCCTGCTCGCCTGGCCCGAGCCCGAGGACCAGGGTGCGCCGCCCGCCTCGCCGATCATGATCGACCTGACGCCGGCGGCCACGCCGATGGCCTCGATCGAGGACGTCTCCAGGCTGATCCCCGAGCCTGACGCACCCGAGCCGCTGCCGCCGGCGCGCAACCCGGTCCTCGACATGCTGCCGACGCCGGAGCCGCCGCCCGAGGTGAAGATCGAGATCGAAATCGAGATTCCGCCGCCCGAACCACCGCCGCCGGTCGACCTCACGCCGCCGCCGCCGAAGGTCGTGCAGAAGCCACCGCCGAAGCCGCCCGAGAAGGTCGTGACCAAACGCGCCCAGCCCGCGCGCGCGCCGCCCAGCCCGGCGCCGGCCGCCGCGACCGCATCGGGTGCGCCCTCGCCCACGCCGCCGGCCGCGGTGCCGCAGGCCAACCCGCACGCCGCGGCATCGTGGAAGGGCGCGCTGCTGGCGCATCTCGCGCGCCACAAGCGCTATCCCCGCGCGGCGCAGAATCGCGGCGACGAAGGCATCGTCTATCTGCGCTTCACCATGACACGCCACGGCGGGGTGATCGCCCAGCGAATCGAGAAGCCGTCGGGCCACCAGTTGCTCGACCTCGAGGCGTCCGACCTCGTGCGCCGCGCCCAGCCGCTGCCGACGCCGCCCGCCGACGTGCCGGGCGAAAGCTTCGAGTTCGTCGTGCCGATCCAGTTCCGGCTGCGTTGA
- a CDS encoding glutathione S-transferase family protein, which produces MYVLYHNPYSQHARRIVALLEQAGIPYEARHVALEKGEHMSPTYLAINPNHQVPTFLDGALKLFESNAVLRYLCDRHGLGDWYPKDPARRALVEQWLDWNQSRLAPGVVDIVFNKVFMGPKGDQQAIARGEARIAELAPILSAALEANAFLVGDAPTIADLSVGSNLTQLAMAKAVPDQPAIRAWLARVDAIDGVQAACRPLAAAQAA; this is translated from the coding sequence ATGTACGTCCTCTATCACAACCCCTACTCCCAGCATGCCCGGCGCATCGTGGCGCTTCTGGAGCAGGCCGGCATTCCCTACGAAGCGCGCCACGTCGCCCTGGAGAAGGGCGAGCACATGTCGCCGACCTACCTGGCGATCAACCCCAACCACCAGGTGCCGACCTTCCTCGACGGCGCGCTGAAGCTCTTCGAATCCAACGCGGTGCTGCGCTACCTCTGTGACAGGCACGGCCTCGGCGACTGGTACCCGAAGGACCCGGCGCGCCGCGCCCTCGTCGAGCAATGGCTCGACTGGAACCAGAGCCGCCTGGCGCCGGGCGTCGTCGACATCGTCTTCAACAAGGTGTTCATGGGGCCGAAGGGCGACCAGCAGGCGATCGCCCGCGGCGAGGCGCGCATCGCCGAACTCGCGCCGATCCTGTCGGCGGCGTTGGAGGCCAACGCCTTCCTGGTCGGCGACGCGCCGACCATCGCCGACCTGTCGGTGGGCTCCAACCTCACCCAGCTCGCCATGGCGAAGGCGGTGCCTGACCAGCCTGCCATCAGGGCGTGGCTCGCGCGCGTCGATGCCATCGACGGCGTGCAGGCGGCGTGCCGGCCATTGGCCGCCGCGCAGGCGGCCTGA
- a CDS encoding YafY family transcriptional regulator, whose translation MRRADRLFQIIQILRGASQPVTAGDLAREMETTPRTIYRDIADLIGQRVPIRGEAGIGYVLEAGYDMPPLMLTPDEIEAAVLGAQWVADRGDPALARGARDLIAKIRDVVPERLRPMILQAVVSAPSIVPPEPDLLDLGRIRSAIRDRAKLRLRYSDRGGRTSERTVWPISVAYFQTVRLLVAWCELRNAFRHFRTDRIEDVAFLDERHPMSPEALRTAWQREERGVPLEDVPSARAAPEAERRL comes from the coding sequence TTGCGACGCGCCGACCGGCTCTTTCAGATCATCCAGATCCTGCGCGGGGCGAGCCAGCCGGTCACCGCCGGCGACCTCGCGCGGGAGATGGAGACCACGCCCCGGACGATCTACCGCGACATCGCCGACCTGATCGGCCAGCGCGTGCCGATCCGCGGCGAGGCCGGCATCGGCTACGTGCTGGAGGCCGGCTACGACATGCCGCCGCTGATGCTCACGCCCGACGAGATCGAGGCGGCGGTGCTGGGCGCGCAATGGGTGGCCGACCGCGGCGATCCGGCGCTGGCGCGCGGCGCGCGCGATCTGATCGCCAAGATCCGCGATGTGGTGCCCGAACGCCTGCGGCCAATGATCCTGCAGGCCGTGGTCAGCGCGCCCAGCATCGTGCCGCCGGAGCCCGACCTGCTCGACCTGGGTCGCATCCGCTCGGCCATCCGCGATCGCGCCAAGCTGCGCCTGCGGTACAGCGACCGCGGCGGCCGCACGTCCGAGCGCACCGTCTGGCCGATCTCCGTCGCCTATTTCCAGACCGTGCGCCTGCTCGTCGCCTGGTGCGAATTGCGCAACGCCTTCCGCCACTTCCGCACCGATCGCATCGAGGACGTGGCGTTCCTCGACGAGCGCCACCCGATGTCGCCCGAGGCGCTCAGGACGGCGTGGCAGCGCGAGGAGCGCGGCGTGCCGCTCGAGGACGTGCCGTCAGCGCGCGCTGCGCCCGAGGCCGAGCGCCGCCTGTAG
- a CDS encoding alpha/beta hydrolase, with amino-acid sequence MNSRKVTIAPEVTLDWLEGGDPSGQPVLLLHGYTDSLHSYRPLLAMPPAGLRLIALSHRGHGDSDKPASRYDAAELADDVARFMDALGIARAVLFGHSMSSQVAQRLAAHHPGRTQALILMGAFTTLKGHTEIEALRQGVEALDDPVDPAFVRDFQQGTLARPVPSWFFETIVGESLKVPAHVWRSALAAQMAEDSADYLPAIGAPTLVLWGDQDGVALRPQQQLLASGIADVRLKVYRGVGHSPHWEDPHRVAADIEAFLRERLGVTQTRAA; translated from the coding sequence ATGAACAGTCGCAAGGTCACGATCGCCCCGGAAGTCACGCTGGATTGGCTCGAGGGGGGCGATCCGTCCGGCCAGCCGGTGCTGCTGCTGCATGGCTATACCGACTCGCTTCACTCCTACCGGCCGCTGCTCGCCATGCCGCCGGCCGGCTTGCGCCTGATCGCGCTCTCCCATCGCGGCCATGGCGATTCCGACAAGCCGGCCTCGCGCTACGACGCGGCCGAGCTGGCCGACGACGTCGCGCGCTTCATGGATGCGCTGGGCATCGCCCGGGCGGTGCTGTTCGGGCATTCGATGAGCAGCCAGGTCGCCCAGCGTTTGGCCGCCCATCATCCCGGGCGCACCCAGGCGCTGATCCTGATGGGCGCCTTCACGACCCTGAAGGGCCACACCGAGATCGAGGCCCTGCGTCAGGGCGTCGAGGCGCTGGACGATCCCGTCGATCCGGCCTTCGTGCGCGACTTCCAGCAAGGCACGCTCGCCCGGCCGGTGCCGTCATGGTTCTTCGAGACCATCGTCGGCGAGAGCCTGAAGGTGCCGGCGCATGTCTGGCGCTCGGCGCTCGCCGCGCAGATGGCGGAGGACAGTGCGGACTATCTCCCGGCGATCGGCGCACCGACCCTGGTGCTGTGGGGCGACCAGGACGGCGTCGCCCTGCGTCCCCAGCAGCAGCTGCTCGCTTCGGGGATCGCCGACGTCAGGCTGAAGGTCTACCGCGGCGTCGGCCACAGCCCGCACTGGGAGGACCCGCACCGGGTCGCGGCCGACATCGAGGCGTTCCTGCGCGAACGCCTTGGCGTGACTCAAACGCGCGCCGCCTGA
- a CDS encoding NAD(P)-dependent oxidoreductase, producing MGEPMCANLARKSGHQVIAFDLSTDPLARLAAHGVGRAESLAVLMRAADIVFLSLPGGRELAQVCQGEGGLLALARSGQTIVDLGTSPVPLSRDLARRFAALGVDYADSPVARTRQAAIDGTLSIMVGGGDAVFARIEKLLRAMASEVSHCGEVGAGQIAKIMNNMVLAQTVVALAEALAIARNNGMDGTRLFETLTRGSADSFALRNHGMKAMLPGVFPERAFSAEYMLKDLGYALDLAASGKVEAAGAANAAELMKRAIARGDGASYWPVIARTFGPVIPSAARDPGRS from the coding sequence ATGGGCGAGCCGATGTGCGCCAATCTCGCGCGCAAGAGCGGCCATCAGGTCATCGCCTTCGATCTGTCGACCGATCCGCTGGCGCGCCTGGCCGCGCATGGCGTGGGGCGCGCCGAGTCGCTCGCCGTGCTGATGCGCGCCGCCGACATCGTCTTCCTGTCGCTGCCCGGCGGCCGGGAGCTGGCGCAGGTCTGCCAAGGCGAGGGCGGCCTGCTGGCGCTGGCGCGCAGCGGCCAGACGATCGTCGATCTCGGCACCTCGCCGGTGCCGCTGTCGCGCGATCTCGCGCGACGCTTCGCCGCCCTTGGCGTCGACTATGCCGACTCACCGGTGGCGCGCACGCGCCAGGCGGCGATCGACGGCACGCTCAGCATCATGGTCGGCGGTGGCGATGCCGTGTTCGCGCGCATCGAGAAGCTGCTGCGCGCCATGGCCAGCGAGGTCAGCCATTGCGGCGAAGTCGGCGCCGGGCAGATCGCCAAGATCATGAACAACATGGTGCTGGCGCAGACCGTGGTGGCGCTGGCCGAGGCGCTCGCCATCGCGCGCAACAACGGCATGGATGGCACGCGGCTGTTCGAGACCCTGACCAGGGGCTCGGCCGACAGCTTCGCGCTGCGCAACCACGGCATGAAGGCGATGCTGCCGGGCGTATTCCCGGAGCGCGCCTTCTCGGCCGAGTACATGCTGAAGGATCTCGGCTACGCGCTCGACCTCGCCGCCTCGGGCAAGGTCGAGGCCGCGGGCGCGGCCAACGCCGCCGAGCTGATGAAGCGCGCGATCGCGCGTGGCGACGGCGCGTCCTACTGGCCGGTGATCGCGCGGACGTTCGGCCCTGTCATTCCAAGCGCGGCGAGGGATCCTGGACGATCGTAG
- a CDS encoding DUF2461 domain-containing protein has translation MSAGKNKVEEAFAGFPRDAQVFLGALRDNNTREWFTASRARYETAIKAPGEAFVAALGPLLTARLGAPLTGKIFRVHRDVRFSRDKSPYNAHLHVAFLAGTAGGSGFYMGLEPERLVLGAGVFELSGAALDSLRRAIAAASGARLEAILERLAAAGLRLEGAALKRVPAPYEASHKRAGLLRRKGLTMWRDITEPRLICSPAIVAECLATFESLVPLHRWLQAALGLGRSAR, from the coding sequence ATGAGCGCCGGCAAGAACAAGGTGGAGGAGGCCTTCGCGGGCTTCCCGCGCGATGCCCAGGTTTTCCTCGGCGCGCTGCGCGACAACAACACGCGCGAGTGGTTCACCGCCAGCCGCGCGCGCTACGAAACGGCGATCAAGGCGCCGGGCGAGGCCTTCGTCGCGGCGCTCGGGCCGCTTCTGACGGCGCGGCTCGGCGCGCCGCTGACCGGCAAGATCTTCCGCGTCCACCGCGACGTGCGCTTCTCCCGGGACAAGTCGCCCTACAACGCGCACCTGCACGTGGCGTTCCTGGCCGGTACGGCCGGTGGGTCGGGCTTCTATATGGGGCTCGAGCCCGAGCGGCTGGTGCTGGGCGCCGGCGTGTTCGAGCTCTCGGGCGCAGCCCTCGACAGCCTGCGCCGCGCGATCGCCGCGGCAAGCGGCGCACGTCTCGAAGCCATTCTCGAGCGCCTCGCGGCGGCCGGGCTGCGGCTCGAGGGCGCGGCGCTCAAGCGGGTCCCAGCGCCCTACGAGGCGAGCCACAAGCGCGCCGGCCTGCTGCGCCGCAAGGGTCTCACGATGTGGCGCGACATCACCGAGCCGAGGCTGATCTGCAGCCCCGCCATCGTCGCCGAATGCCTGGCCACCTTCGAGTCGCTCGTGCCGCTGCACCGCTGGCTACAGGCGGCGCTCGGCCTCGGGCGCAGCGCGCGCTGA
- a CDS encoding LysE family translocator, which translates to MEELPGFLLAGLALAGSPGPAVLSLAACAAAFGPRRSLAYLAGIVLGMVGVMAITSSGVVGLLLAIPGATPVLAILAAVYFVHLAWQIATAPPLGAASTERPRPSFVTGLVLSLVNPKGYAAMAALFSGFTLLRGAPALDVAAKIAVLLPLVAASGATWLLAGVALTGLFRRPRSNRIVNVIFAVLLLVSVAAALPL; encoded by the coding sequence ATGGAGGAATTGCCCGGCTTCCTGCTGGCCGGCCTGGCCCTGGCCGGCAGCCCGGGCCCGGCAGTGCTGAGCCTGGCCGCCTGCGCCGCCGCCTTCGGCCCACGCCGCAGCCTGGCCTATCTCGCGGGCATCGTGCTGGGCATGGTGGGCGTGATGGCGATCACGTCGAGCGGCGTGGTCGGCCTGCTGCTGGCGATCCCCGGGGCGACGCCCGTGCTGGCGATCCTCGCCGCCGTCTATTTCGTCCACCTCGCCTGGCAGATTGCCACCGCGCCGCCGCTCGGCGCGGCTTCGACCGAACGGCCGCGACCTTCGTTCGTCACCGGCCTGGTGCTGTCGCTGGTCAATCCCAAGGGCTACGCCGCGATGGCGGCGCTGTTCTCCGGCTTCACCCTGCTGCGCGGCGCGCCGGCCCTGGACGTCGCGGCCAAGATCGCGGTGCTCCTGCCGCTCGTCGCCGCATCGGGCGCCACCTGGCTGCTGGCCGGCGTGGCGCTCACCGGCCTGTTCCGCCGGCCGCGCAGCAACCGCATCGTCAACGTGATATTCGCCGTGCTGTTGCTGGTCTCCGTCGCGGCGGCGCTGCCGCTCTGA
- a CDS encoding TfoX/Sxy family protein, with the protein MPHDPHLAETMRKALCRRRGVTEKKMFGGYCWLLNGHMIAGVEVGRYMFRVGKAQEAEALARPGAAPIIFSGRRMGGLVWVDADACGGGRLAEWIELAATFARGLPPK; encoded by the coding sequence ATGCCGCATGATCCGCATCTGGCCGAGACGATGCGCAAGGCGCTGTGCAGGCGGCGCGGCGTGACCGAGAAGAAGATGTTCGGCGGCTATTGCTGGCTGCTGAACGGCCACATGATCGCCGGCGTGGAGGTCGGCCGCTACATGTTCCGCGTCGGCAAGGCGCAGGAGGCCGAGGCGCTGGCGCGGCCCGGCGCGGCACCGATCATCTTCAGCGGGCGGCGCATGGGCGGCCTGGTCTGGGTCGACGCCGATGCCTGCGGCGGCGGACGCCTGGCCGAATGGATCGAGCTGGCGGCGACATTCGCTCGCGGCCTGCCGCCGAAATGA
- a CDS encoding AraC family transcriptional regulator produces the protein MASHIGVPAPGGLERSCGDWIRVAPPEPGLERVEARFAGHAYDPHRHDTYAIGCTLGGVQSFRYRGSSESSVAGQVFVLHPDETHDGHAGTEDGFRYRILYVEPGVIRDALGGECRTLPFVRDTVSSNRRIAGAIAPALEGLDRPLEELRRDQVILDLAEALAAADSSLRPRRLSARDWRAVGRAREMLEANLTRGVTSAELEGATGQSRYALTRHFRACLGTSPYRYLVMRRLDRARSLMRSGASLALAAAASGFADQSHMTRLFHRAYGLPPGQWIALQTHISS, from the coding sequence ATGGCCTCGCATATCGGTGTTCCTGCGCCCGGTGGTCTTGAACGTTCGTGCGGCGACTGGATCCGCGTCGCGCCGCCCGAGCCGGGGCTGGAGCGCGTCGAGGCGCGCTTCGCCGGCCATGCCTACGACCCGCACCGTCACGACACCTACGCCATCGGCTGCACGCTGGGTGGCGTGCAATCCTTCCGCTATCGCGGCAGCAGCGAGAGCAGCGTGGCCGGGCAGGTCTTCGTGCTGCATCCCGACGAGACCCATGACGGGCACGCCGGCACCGAGGATGGCTTCCGCTACCGCATTCTCTATGTCGAGCCCGGCGTCATCCGCGACGCGCTGGGCGGGGAATGCCGAACTTTGCCCTTCGTGCGCGACACGGTGTCGAGCAACCGGCGGATCGCGGGGGCCATCGCACCGGCGCTCGAAGGCCTCGACCGGCCGCTCGAGGAGTTGCGGCGCGACCAGGTGATCCTCGACCTGGCGGAAGCCCTGGCCGCCGCCGATTCGTCGCTGCGGCCCCGGCGGCTGTCGGCGCGCGACTGGCGCGCCGTCGGCCGGGCGCGCGAGATGCTCGAGGCCAATCTCACGCGCGGCGTGACCTCAGCCGAGCTGGAGGGGGCGACGGGGCAGTCGCGCTACGCATTGACCCGTCACTTCCGCGCCTGTCTTGGCACCAGCCCGTACCGCTACCTGGTGATGCGCCGTCTCGACCGCGCCCGCAGCCTGATGCGCTCGGGGGCCTCGCTGGCGCTAGCCGCAGCGGCCAGCGGCTTTGCCGATCAAAGCCATATGACGCGTCTTTTCCACCGGGCCTACGGTCTGCCGCCAGGACAATGGATTGCACTTCAAACGCATATTTCTTCGTAA